The Juglans microcarpa x Juglans regia isolate MS1-56 chromosome 2S, Jm3101_v1.0, whole genome shotgun sequence genome has a window encoding:
- the LOC121252087 gene encoding calmodulin-binding receptor-like cytoplasmic kinase 3 isoform X1, protein MDMTVLSLLLLVQLPRIYSSEFFESKVCGADRIAYSYSNGCELFYINGNAVDKVLFCDALQTYRANGCKFEGYLGSNQCGLEFSPAYLAFKMGRKLLQKELGERLAIDTQRRRVNSSKWLSSPKIAGMATTGVLVLCCIFLCAFFHKKKKAASHAVLAKDPYSIDSASSSDVNCASEKIPTMPVPPSPSRFSLSPKLTRLGSLHLNFSQVVKATGNFSPSSRIGEGCFGTVYRARLEDGQVVAIKRAKKELFVSSEVELLAKIDHRNLVKLLGYIDRGNERLIITEHVPNGTLREHLDGQRGKILDFNQRLEIAIDTAHGLTYLHQYAEKQIIHRDVKSSNILLTESMRAKVADFGFARLGPMESDQTHISTKVKGTVGYLDPEYMRTYQLTTKSDVYSFGILLMEILTGHRPVDMKRPAEDRVTLRWAIKKYNEGSVVELADPLMEEVVDSEILTKIFSLAFHCAARTRDDRPDMKSVGEQLWAIRAEYPKSARRGR, encoded by the exons ATGGATATGACTGTGTTAAGTCTGTTGTTGTTGGTGCAATTACCAAGAATATATTCCTCGGAGTTTTTCGAGTCAAAGGTTTGTGGCGCTGATCGCATAGCCTATTCATATTCGAATGGTTGTGAACTGTTTTACATAAATGGAAATGCAGTCGACAAAGTTTTGTTCTGTGATGCCCTCCAAACTTATCGTGCAAATGGTTGCAAATTTGAGGGATACCTCGGAAGTAATCAATGTGGATTGGAGTTTTCACCAG CTTATTTGGCCTTTAAGATGGGAAGGAAACTTTTGCAAAAGGAGCTAGGGGAAAGATTAGCAATTGACACTCAGAGAAGGCGTGTCAATAGTTCCAAATGGCTGTCATCCCCAAAAATAGCTGGCATGGCAACAACAGGAGTTTTGGTTTTGTGTTGTATTTTCCTCTGTGCCTTctttcataagaaaaaaaaagcagctTCCCACGCTGTTCTTGCTAAGGACCCATATTCAA TAGATTCGGCTTCTTCTTCTGATGTGAATTGTGCTTCCGAAAAGATTCCTACCATGCCAGTACCACCTAGTCCTTCCAGATTCTCATTGTCACCAAAACTCACAAGACTGGGATCATTACACCTCAATTTTAGTCAGGTTGTCAAAGCGACAGGCAATTTCTCACCATCATCACGAATAGGTGAAGGATGCTTTGGAACTGTCTACAGAGCCCGACTAGAAGATGGCCAGGTGGTTGCCATAAAACGGGCAAAGAAG GAACTCTTTGTCAGTAGTGAAGTTGAACTTCTGGCCAAAATTGATCATCGAAACCTAGTCAAGTTGCTAGGTTATATCGACAGAGGAAATGAACGCCTTATCATCACAGAACATGTGCCAAACGGTACTCTAAGAGAACATTTGGATG GTCAGCGTGGGAAGATCCTGGATTTCAATCAGCGACTCGAAATTGCCATTGATACTGCTCATGGCCTAACTTATCTCCATCAATATGCAG AGAAGCAAATTATCCATCGGGATGTGAAATCGTCCAACATCCTTCTTACAGAAAGCATGAGAGCCAAAGTGGCTGATTTTGGATTTGCAAGGCTTGGTCCAATGGAGTCTGATCAAACACACATTTCTACCAAAGTGAAAGGGACAGTTGGCTACCTAGATCCTGAGTACATGAGGACCTATCAACTCACCACCAAGAGTGATGTCTACTCATTTGGGATTTTACTCATGGAGATTCTGACAGGCCACCGTCCTGTGGATATGAAAAGACCTGCTGAAGATCGGGTGACACTTAGATGG GCCATTAAGAAGTATAATGAAGGAAGTGTGGTAGAATTGGCAGACCCTTTGATGGAGGAAGTCGTCGATTCTGAGATACTTacgaaaatattttctttggcaTTCCACTGTGCAGCACGTACTCGAGATGATCGCCCGGACATGAAATCAGTGGGAGAGCAGTTGTGGGCAATAAGGGCAGAGTACCCTAAGAGTGCAAGGAGAGGGCGTTGA
- the LOC121252087 gene encoding calmodulin-binding receptor-like cytoplasmic kinase 3 isoform X2: MDMTVLSLLLLVQLPRIYSSEFFESKVCGADRIAYSYSNGCELFYINGNAVDKVLFCDALQTYRANGCKFEGYLGSNQCGLEFSPAYLAFKMGRKLLQKELGERLAIDTQRRRVNSSKWLSSPKIAGMATTGVLVLCCIFLCAFFHKKKKAASHAVLAKDPYSNSASSSDVNCASEKIPTMPVPPSPSRFSLSPKLTRLGSLHLNFSQVVKATGNFSPSSRIGEGCFGTVYRARLEDGQVVAIKRAKKELFVSSEVELLAKIDHRNLVKLLGYIDRGNERLIITEHVPNGTLREHLDGQRGKILDFNQRLEIAIDTAHGLTYLHQYAEKQIIHRDVKSSNILLTESMRAKVADFGFARLGPMESDQTHISTKVKGTVGYLDPEYMRTYQLTTKSDVYSFGILLMEILTGHRPVDMKRPAEDRVTLRWAIKKYNEGSVVELADPLMEEVVDSEILTKIFSLAFHCAARTRDDRPDMKSVGEQLWAIRAEYPKSARRGR, from the exons ATGGATATGACTGTGTTAAGTCTGTTGTTGTTGGTGCAATTACCAAGAATATATTCCTCGGAGTTTTTCGAGTCAAAGGTTTGTGGCGCTGATCGCATAGCCTATTCATATTCGAATGGTTGTGAACTGTTTTACATAAATGGAAATGCAGTCGACAAAGTTTTGTTCTGTGATGCCCTCCAAACTTATCGTGCAAATGGTTGCAAATTTGAGGGATACCTCGGAAGTAATCAATGTGGATTGGAGTTTTCACCAG CTTATTTGGCCTTTAAGATGGGAAGGAAACTTTTGCAAAAGGAGCTAGGGGAAAGATTAGCAATTGACACTCAGAGAAGGCGTGTCAATAGTTCCAAATGGCTGTCATCCCCAAAAATAGCTGGCATGGCAACAACAGGAGTTTTGGTTTTGTGTTGTATTTTCCTCTGTGCCTTctttcataagaaaaaaaaagcagctTCCCACGCTGTTCTTGCTAAGGACCCATATTCAA ATTCGGCTTCTTCTTCTGATGTGAATTGTGCTTCCGAAAAGATTCCTACCATGCCAGTACCACCTAGTCCTTCCAGATTCTCATTGTCACCAAAACTCACAAGACTGGGATCATTACACCTCAATTTTAGTCAGGTTGTCAAAGCGACAGGCAATTTCTCACCATCATCACGAATAGGTGAAGGATGCTTTGGAACTGTCTACAGAGCCCGACTAGAAGATGGCCAGGTGGTTGCCATAAAACGGGCAAAGAAG GAACTCTTTGTCAGTAGTGAAGTTGAACTTCTGGCCAAAATTGATCATCGAAACCTAGTCAAGTTGCTAGGTTATATCGACAGAGGAAATGAACGCCTTATCATCACAGAACATGTGCCAAACGGTACTCTAAGAGAACATTTGGATG GTCAGCGTGGGAAGATCCTGGATTTCAATCAGCGACTCGAAATTGCCATTGATACTGCTCATGGCCTAACTTATCTCCATCAATATGCAG AGAAGCAAATTATCCATCGGGATGTGAAATCGTCCAACATCCTTCTTACAGAAAGCATGAGAGCCAAAGTGGCTGATTTTGGATTTGCAAGGCTTGGTCCAATGGAGTCTGATCAAACACACATTTCTACCAAAGTGAAAGGGACAGTTGGCTACCTAGATCCTGAGTACATGAGGACCTATCAACTCACCACCAAGAGTGATGTCTACTCATTTGGGATTTTACTCATGGAGATTCTGACAGGCCACCGTCCTGTGGATATGAAAAGACCTGCTGAAGATCGGGTGACACTTAGATGG GCCATTAAGAAGTATAATGAAGGAAGTGTGGTAGAATTGGCAGACCCTTTGATGGAGGAAGTCGTCGATTCTGAGATACTTacgaaaatattttctttggcaTTCCACTGTGCAGCACGTACTCGAGATGATCGCCCGGACATGAAATCAGTGGGAGAGCAGTTGTGGGCAATAAGGGCAGAGTACCCTAAGAGTGCAAGGAGAGGGCGTTGA
- the LOC121252747 gene encoding putative chloride channel-like protein CLC-g isoform X1, translated as MSSIILASASELNADQEDSVFVPLLSPPNFTSQVAIIGSNVCRIESLDYEIFENELFKQDWRSRGKMQIFQYTLMKWLLCFLIGLIVGLVGFCNNLAVENIAGIKFVVTSNMMLKSRYGMAFLVFSVSNLVLALFASMITAFIAPEAAGSGIPEVKAYLNGVDAPEIFSVRTLVVKIVGSISAVSSSLLVGKAGPMVHTGACIASLLGQGGSKKFGLTWNWLRFFKNDRDRRDLVTCGSAAGIAAAFHAPVGGVLFALEEMASWWRSTLLWRSFFTTAVVAIVLRAFIDLCYSGKCGLFGTGGLIMYDVYSGTISYELMDVPPVLALGVIGGILGSLHNFLLEKVLKIYNLINEKSVAYKICLAWLISIFTSCLLFGLPWLAKCQPCPADISEACPTIGRSGNYKKFQCPAGHYNDLASLIFNTNDDAIRNLFSEGTNDEFQYSSVLIFFVTCFFLSILSYGIVAPAGLFVPVIVTGASYGRFVGMLVGSKSNLNHGLYAVLGAASLLGGSMRMTVSLCVIILELTNNLLLLPLIMVVLLVSKTVADGFNGSIYDLIMKAKGFPYLETHVEPYMRQLSVGDVVTGPLQLFHGIEKVGNIVHVLRTTRHNGFPVIDEPPLSESPILFGIILRAHLVTLLKKKAFLSTPALTGDTGGIDASIQFSAGDFAKRGSGNGDKIEDIVLTEEEMEMFIDLHPFTNASPYTVVETMSLAKALILFREVGLRHLLVTPKLSGRPPVVGILTRHDFMAEHILRLHPLLVRRRWKRLRFRFPSLRKLFWGTSASVKA; from the exons ATGTCCAGTATCATTCTCGCCAGCGCATCCGAGCTCAATGCCGACCAGGAAGACTCCGTCTTCGTTCCCTTACTCTCCCCCCCAAACTTCACCTCCCAAGTCGCCATTATCGGCTCCAATGTCTGCCGCATTGAGAGCCTCGATTACGA GATATTCGAGAACGAGCTATTCAAGCAGGACTGGAGGAGCCGGGGAAAGATGCAGATATTCCAGTACACGCTTATGAAGTGGCTCTTGTGCTTCCTCATCGGTCTGATTGTCGGCCTCGTCGGCTTCTGCAACAACCTCGCCGTCGAGAACATCGCAGGCATCAAGTTCGTCGTCACCTCCAACATGATGTTGAAGAGCag GTATGGGATGGCATTTCTTGTATTTTCGGTGTCTAATTTGGTTCTGGCTTTGTTTGCATCTATGATTACGGCTTTTATAGCGCCGGAGGCTGCCGGTTCCGGTATTCCGGAAGTGAAAGCATACCTGAATGGCGTGGATGCGCCCGAAATATTTTCCGTACGGACTTTGGTTGTTAAG ATAGTCGGAAGCATTTCCGCGGTATCATCATCTCTTCTGGTGGGAAAGGCAGGGCCCATGGTCCATACTGGCGCGTGTATTGCATCGTTACTTGGTCAAGGTGGGTCAAAGAAATTTGGTTTAACATGGAACTGGTTACGCTTTTTCAAGAACGACCGAGACCGACGAGATCTTGTAACATGTGGATCAGCAGCTGGAATTGCTGCTGCTTTCCATGCCCCTGTTGGTGGTGTACTGTTTGCTCTTGAAGAGATGGCATCTTG GTGGAGAAGTACCCTTCTATGGAGATCTTTCTTTACAACAGCGGTTGTTGCAATTGTACTCCGTGCTTTCATCGATCTCTGCTATAGTGGCAAATGTGGGCTCTTTGGTACAGGGGGGCTGATAATGTATGATGTCTACTCGGGTACTATTTCATATGAACTTATGGATGTACCTCCTGTGCTCGCCCTTGGAGTTATTGGTGGCATATTGGGCAGTttacataattttcttctaGAAAAGGTTCTCAAAATATACAATCTCATTAATGA GAAAAGCGTTGCTTACAAAATCTGCCTTGCTTGGTTGATCTCCATTTTCACATCCTGTCTTCTTTTTGGATTACCATGGCTTGCAAAGTGCCAACCTTGTCCGGCTGACATATCTGAAGCCTGCCCTACAATAGGCCGCTCTGGTAACTATAAGAAGTTCCAATGTCCTGCTGGTCACTATAATGATCTTGCCAGCCTCATTTTTAACACAAACGACGATGCTATCAGAAATCTTTTTAGTGAAGGCACCAATGATGAGTTCCAATACTCCTCAGTTCTCATATTTTTTGTTACCTGCTTTTTCTTAAGCATTCTTAGCTATGGGATTGTTGCTCCTGCTGGCCTCTTTGTACCTGTTATTGTTACTGGTGCATCTTATGGGCGTTTTGTTGGAATGTTAGTTGGTTCAAAATCAAATCTTAACCATGGCCTTTACGCTGTGCTGGGTGCTGCCTCCTTGCTTGGTGGGTCTATGAGGATGACAGTTTCGCTCTGTGTAATTATCCTAGAATTGACTAATAATCTACTGTTACTGCCATTAATAATGGTGGTACTTCTTGTTTCCAAGACTGTAGCCGATGGTTTCAATGGCAGTATCTATGACCTTATAATGAAAGCCAAGGGTTTCCCTTATCTTGAGACTCATGTTGAGCCATATATGAGGCAGCTGTCAGTAGGTGATGTAGTTACAGGCCCACTTCAGCTCTTTCATGGCATCGAGAAGGTTGGTAATATAGTACATGTTCTCCGGACCACAAGGCACAATGGCTTCCCTGTAATTGACGAGCCTCCACTTTCTGAATCCCCCATCTTGTTTGGTATAATCCTACGAGCACACCTTGTTACATTGTTGAAGAAGAAAGCTTTTTTATCTACCCCAGCCTTGACAGGAGACACAGGAGGCATTGATGCCTCTATTCAGTTTTCAGCGGGGGATTTTGCCAAGAGGGGTTCAGGCAATGGTGACAAAATAGAAGATATAGTATTGACTGAGGAAGAGATGGAAATGTTCATAGATTTACATCCTTTTACAAACGCTTCACCTTATACTGTTGTGGAGACAATGTCACTAGCAAAGGCTCTCATACTTTTCCGAGAAGTTGGTTTAAGGCACCTGCTGGTGACACCCAAGCTCTCTGGC AGACCTCCTGTGGTGGGTATATTGACAAGGCATGATTTCATGGCAGAACACATATTACGTTTGCACCCTCTACTAGTTAGGAGAAGGTGGAAAAGATTAAGATTCCGGTTCCCATCTCTGAGAAAACTCTTTTGGGGCACCTCGGCGAGTGTCAAAGcttaa
- the LOC121252747 gene encoding putative chloride channel-like protein CLC-g isoform X2 — protein sequence MSSIILASASELNADQEDSVFVPLLSPPNFTSQVAIIGSNVCRIESLDYEIFENELFKQDWRSRGKMQIFQYTLMKWLLCFLIGLIVGLVGFCNNLAVENIAGIKFVVTSNMMLKSRYGMAFLVFSVSNLVLALFASMITAFIAPEAAGSGIPEVKAYLNGVDAPEIFSVRTLVVKIVGSISAVSSSLLVGKAGPMVHTGACIASLLGQGGSKKFGLTWNWLRFFKNDRDRRDLVTCGSAAGIAAAFHAPVGGVLFALEEMASWWRSTLLWRSFFTTAVVAIVLRAFIDLCYSGKCGLFGTGGLIMKSVAYKICLAWLISIFTSCLLFGLPWLAKCQPCPADISEACPTIGRSGNYKKFQCPAGHYNDLASLIFNTNDDAIRNLFSEGTNDEFQYSSVLIFFVTCFFLSILSYGIVAPAGLFVPVIVTGASYGRFVGMLVGSKSNLNHGLYAVLGAASLLGGSMRMTVSLCVIILELTNNLLLLPLIMVVLLVSKTVADGFNGSIYDLIMKAKGFPYLETHVEPYMRQLSVGDVVTGPLQLFHGIEKVGNIVHVLRTTRHNGFPVIDEPPLSESPILFGIILRAHLVTLLKKKAFLSTPALTGDTGGIDASIQFSAGDFAKRGSGNGDKIEDIVLTEEEMEMFIDLHPFTNASPYTVVETMSLAKALILFREVGLRHLLVTPKLSGRPPVVGILTRHDFMAEHILRLHPLLVRRRWKRLRFRFPSLRKLFWGTSASVKA from the exons ATGTCCAGTATCATTCTCGCCAGCGCATCCGAGCTCAATGCCGACCAGGAAGACTCCGTCTTCGTTCCCTTACTCTCCCCCCCAAACTTCACCTCCCAAGTCGCCATTATCGGCTCCAATGTCTGCCGCATTGAGAGCCTCGATTACGA GATATTCGAGAACGAGCTATTCAAGCAGGACTGGAGGAGCCGGGGAAAGATGCAGATATTCCAGTACACGCTTATGAAGTGGCTCTTGTGCTTCCTCATCGGTCTGATTGTCGGCCTCGTCGGCTTCTGCAACAACCTCGCCGTCGAGAACATCGCAGGCATCAAGTTCGTCGTCACCTCCAACATGATGTTGAAGAGCag GTATGGGATGGCATTTCTTGTATTTTCGGTGTCTAATTTGGTTCTGGCTTTGTTTGCATCTATGATTACGGCTTTTATAGCGCCGGAGGCTGCCGGTTCCGGTATTCCGGAAGTGAAAGCATACCTGAATGGCGTGGATGCGCCCGAAATATTTTCCGTACGGACTTTGGTTGTTAAG ATAGTCGGAAGCATTTCCGCGGTATCATCATCTCTTCTGGTGGGAAAGGCAGGGCCCATGGTCCATACTGGCGCGTGTATTGCATCGTTACTTGGTCAAGGTGGGTCAAAGAAATTTGGTTTAACATGGAACTGGTTACGCTTTTTCAAGAACGACCGAGACCGACGAGATCTTGTAACATGTGGATCAGCAGCTGGAATTGCTGCTGCTTTCCATGCCCCTGTTGGTGGTGTACTGTTTGCTCTTGAAGAGATGGCATCTTG GTGGAGAAGTACCCTTCTATGGAGATCTTTCTTTACAACAGCGGTTGTTGCAATTGTACTCCGTGCTTTCATCGATCTCTGCTATAGTGGCAAATGTGGGCTCTTTGGTACAGGGGGGCTGATAAT GAAAAGCGTTGCTTACAAAATCTGCCTTGCTTGGTTGATCTCCATTTTCACATCCTGTCTTCTTTTTGGATTACCATGGCTTGCAAAGTGCCAACCTTGTCCGGCTGACATATCTGAAGCCTGCCCTACAATAGGCCGCTCTGGTAACTATAAGAAGTTCCAATGTCCTGCTGGTCACTATAATGATCTTGCCAGCCTCATTTTTAACACAAACGACGATGCTATCAGAAATCTTTTTAGTGAAGGCACCAATGATGAGTTCCAATACTCCTCAGTTCTCATATTTTTTGTTACCTGCTTTTTCTTAAGCATTCTTAGCTATGGGATTGTTGCTCCTGCTGGCCTCTTTGTACCTGTTATTGTTACTGGTGCATCTTATGGGCGTTTTGTTGGAATGTTAGTTGGTTCAAAATCAAATCTTAACCATGGCCTTTACGCTGTGCTGGGTGCTGCCTCCTTGCTTGGTGGGTCTATGAGGATGACAGTTTCGCTCTGTGTAATTATCCTAGAATTGACTAATAATCTACTGTTACTGCCATTAATAATGGTGGTACTTCTTGTTTCCAAGACTGTAGCCGATGGTTTCAATGGCAGTATCTATGACCTTATAATGAAAGCCAAGGGTTTCCCTTATCTTGAGACTCATGTTGAGCCATATATGAGGCAGCTGTCAGTAGGTGATGTAGTTACAGGCCCACTTCAGCTCTTTCATGGCATCGAGAAGGTTGGTAATATAGTACATGTTCTCCGGACCACAAGGCACAATGGCTTCCCTGTAATTGACGAGCCTCCACTTTCTGAATCCCCCATCTTGTTTGGTATAATCCTACGAGCACACCTTGTTACATTGTTGAAGAAGAAAGCTTTTTTATCTACCCCAGCCTTGACAGGAGACACAGGAGGCATTGATGCCTCTATTCAGTTTTCAGCGGGGGATTTTGCCAAGAGGGGTTCAGGCAATGGTGACAAAATAGAAGATATAGTATTGACTGAGGAAGAGATGGAAATGTTCATAGATTTACATCCTTTTACAAACGCTTCACCTTATACTGTTGTGGAGACAATGTCACTAGCAAAGGCTCTCATACTTTTCCGAGAAGTTGGTTTAAGGCACCTGCTGGTGACACCCAAGCTCTCTGGC AGACCTCCTGTGGTGGGTATATTGACAAGGCATGATTTCATGGCAGAACACATATTACGTTTGCACCCTCTACTAGTTAGGAGAAGGTGGAAAAGATTAAGATTCCGGTTCCCATCTCTGAGAAAACTCTTTTGGGGCACCTCGGCGAGTGTCAAAGcttaa